The Besnoitia besnoiti strain Bb-Ger1 chromosome IV, whole genome shotgun sequence genome contains a region encoding:
- a CDS encoding hypothetical protein (encoded by transcript BESB_055640) gives MEYSTSEAMTDVVQGLISERNRAIFEARARQQERAVTRDVVREQRNQIQSLQKELKQLSQNFREVCARRDAAQAEKQKEVELLQEESRRILIQSVREKTEWQERAQRAEDDILQVTEEKERLRDKIGAFQQLEADLRSELAAAAQTQEALAAQLQEQSKAFEAVQAIASAVQSSSSLDAQEALKGDQAARKQQEARIFELEKQLVEVATRLSAERESSRQLLKQQEDAFAMRQGDLQRLHQSEKAALTQQLEAALQETERAKQAAAELAEAAKKEVEAKKETDKQRTLEDFRKKMNEEGASARAQFEKKLHEEEARYRRDIDELRQTLEKERREWIMQSAEEKKQAKQELRQTLRAELEAEIRCAGSQASEEEIQKVRKAETQLKIENAKLQKEKEKLEQEIKQGQQQREDELKKERQTFEEKINEVEQEKRRLQKQLDLVAKGKEDKDARTESLQKLGEKRRLKSPVGELQQGTEAQDDEAQGDASQNASHQAAAKRLQGDSSTAEALRSQVEALEKQNRALQEQVSNLEQEAKTLRDDKRQLEEDKQTLEKENLAVQSENARLLEELGEDLASTTASDGDAHAAGKAKLQADKLRAELETAKAELAAMKKKLAGDQDKTNTPQEGGHSQVPTEVSTLGGEDEDEGDLSKMENEELVRRLEAKTERFAEAKKVYVALVEKHNNLVQKYNRLLDERQAGRASKHSTMTPGTAPKPEEQQAEEESTENTGESEGGFFSFFW, from the exons ATGGAGTATTCCACATCCGAAGCGATGACAGACGTAGTGCAGGGCCTCATAAGCGAGCGAAATCGCGCGATCTTTGAG GCccgggcgcggcagcaggagAGAGCAGTGACGCGAGATGTTGTGCGGGAGCAGCGGAATCAGATTCAGTCCTTGCAGAAGGAACTGAAGCAGCTTTCGCAGAACTTC agagaggtcTGTGCGAGGCGAGAtgctgcgcaggcggagaaacAAAAGGAagtggagctgctgcaggaggagTCGCGCCGCATCCTCATTCAA AGCGTgcgagagaagacggagtggcaggagagggcgcagcgcgctGAGGATGATATCCTTCAAGTcacggaggagaaggagaggtTGCGCGACAAGATCGGCGCGTTCCAGCAGCTCGAGGCGGATCTGAGGAGCgagctggcggccgccgcacagacgcaggaggcgcttgcggcgcagctgcaggaacAGAGCAAAGCGTTTGAGGCCGTTCAGGCgatcgcctccgccgttcaatcctcgtcctctctcgaCGCGCAAGAAGCGCTGAAAGGTGATcaggccgcgcggaagcagcaggaggcgcgcatcTTCGAGCTGGAGAAGCAACTCGTGGAGGTCGCCACGAGGCTCTCTGCAGAGCGAGAGTCCAGCAGACAACTTCTGAAGCAACAGGAGGATGCCTTCGCGATGCGCCAGGGCGACTTGCAGAGGCTGCATCAAAGCGAGAAGGCTGCGCtgacgcagcagctcgaagcGGCTCTCCAGGAGACCGAGAGAGCGAAacaggcggcggccgaacttgcagaggctgcgaagaaggaagTCGAGGCAAAGAAGGAGACCGATAAGCAGCGCACGCTGGAGGATTTCCGCAAGAAAATgaacgaggaaggcgctTCCGCGAGGGCCCAATTCGAAAAGAAATTgcacgaagaggaggcgcggtaCCGAAGGGACATCGACGAACTGCGACAGACGCTTgagaaggagaggcgagagtgGATCATGCAgagcgcggaagaaaagaaacaggcgaagcaggagcTCAGGCAGACCCTGAGGGCGGAACTCGAGGCTGAGATCCGCTGCGCCGGAAGCCAGGCGAGTGAGGAGGAGATCCAGAAAGTACGCAAAGCGGAAACTCAGCTCAAGATAGAGAACGCGAAGCTccagaaggagaaggagaagctcGAGCAGGAAATCAAGCaagggcagcagcagagggagGACGAATTGAAGAAGGAGCGCCAGACGTTCGAAGAGAAGATAAACGAGGTGGAGCAGGAGAAgcgacgcctgcagaagcagctcgACCTGGTCGCCAAGGGAAAAGAAGACAAGGATGCGCGCACGGAATCGCTGCAAAAGCTTGGAGAAAAGAGACGACTCAAATCACCAGTTggggagctgcagcaggggACGGAAGCCCAGGACGACGAAGCGCAGGGTGATGCCTCACAAAACGCCTCGcaccaggcggcggcgaagcggcttCAGGGCGACAGTTCcacagcggaggcgctgagGTCGCAGGTGGAAGCTCTCGAAAAACAAAACAGAGCGCTGCAAGAACAAGTCAGCAACCTCgagcaggaggcgaagacacTTCGAGACGACAAAAGGCAGTTGGAGGAAGACAAACAGACGCTTGAGAAAGAGAATTTGGCGGTGCAGAGTGAGAATGCGCGTCTGCTGGAAGAGCTCGGCGAAGACTTAGCGAGCACAaccgccagcgacggcgacgcacatGCAGCTGGCAAAGCGAAACTGCAGGCCGACAAGCTGAGGGCGGAGCtcgagacggcgaaggcggaacTGGCAGCGATGAAAAAGAAGTTGGCGGGAGACCAGGACAAGACGAACACGCCTCAGGAGGGTGGGCACAGCCAGGTGCCCACGGAGGTCTCGACGCTTGGGGGCGAGgatgaagacgaaggcgacctGTCGAAGATGGAGAACGAGGAGCTCGTCCGCAGGCTGGAAGCGAAAACTGAGAGATTCGCAGAAGCCAAGAAAGTCTACGTGGCTCTCGTTGAAAAGCACAACAACCTCGTCCAGAAATACAACAGGCTCCTTGACGAACGGCAAGCGGGACGCGCGAG CAAGCACTCGACAATGACGCCTGGGACGGCACCCAAGCCTGAGGAGCAGcaagctgaagaagaaagcacGGAGAACACGGGGGAATCCGAAGGAGGGTTTTTCAGCTTCTTCTGGTAG